Part of the Nicotiana tabacum cultivar K326 chromosome 20, ASM71507v2, whole genome shotgun sequence genome, CAGGGGCGTTTTATGAGTGCTTTGCCCCGGAGCGAGCCCCGGGCGAGTCCCAATtctgccttttaaaacagaggtCTTAAGTAGTTGCAACTTCACTAGTGCTACAGTGGAGTGGAATCCAGAATTCACAGAACTTTCCTCTAAAGGAGATACAATAGCTAAGAAAAAGGACTTAAAAATATGTTACAGTATCATAAGAATAATTGGGTGAAGGATTTTTCCTTTCCAAGAATGACCTATTTTTATGCCTATTTTTGTTGCAAATCCACTATAAACTGACTAAAACAAGGAATAAACAGGGGACAAAAATAGGAAGAAAGCTAATCTATTTGAAAGGTCTGGCCTTTAGTCGAGCTCTTCGTTTAATGCACAATGATCCGACAGAATCCAATGAAGAAAGCAGCAGTAGAATGATCGCTAAAAAGGGCTAACACTTCGAGCCAACTTCAACATGAACTCGGGTACAAGGCGTTTTCTTGGAGTCGAATTTGCTCTGATGGTTTCCGAGTTATCACCATGAATCATCGTAATTAGATCATTTAACATGTCGTCTATTCCACCTCTCATTGGATCCTAAACGTTAGCACAGCCAATAATCAGAAAAAATCAAACACGAACAAGGAAATGATTAACGTGTGCATGAGTTTTTTTTATTTAGAGAAGAAACAAATGAGGCATCAATTACCTGAAGAAACAAATCTGTATGTGTTTTTCCTTCATATAGGATACATTCAGCGTTGACACCGAGAGCTTTAAGAGTATCAGCAAAACTCTTGCTGGGTTAAGAGAAATACGTTAGCAAACTGCACAGTAGATATTCGGATCTACAAAGCGTACAGAAACAACAATTAAGTAACCAGTCTCGCTCTGCTCAGTTGTTATTCGTATCTACCTATAAAGCTTATATCCTAGTGATATAAGTTGGCTGCATGCATTCACTAGAAATGCCTCTCAAATGGAAAATTTACGGATTAAGGTGAGAGGAATCAAGATCATATATCCATATACTATGTTATCTTGGTTCCGCCTGTGCCTTGCAGTGTTGCAATAGTAGGTTTCTCAAGGAACTATCTGACATATGATGGGTAGAGGACGACAGACAAACAGGAAAAGCTCATGAGAATTGGAGAGATAGGGGTTTTGAGGACAGCGATGTGTCCATAGCGAAAGTTAGAATGATATTAAGGCTCTGGTATCGAATGCCGGTTAAAAAATATGATATATTTTTCTGTAGGTAAATCGTGCAAAAATCTTCACCAGTCAAATTAGTCAAACGAAATTGAAACTCTTTACATTGAATGTTTGGCTCACTTGGTGGGTGGGTTTGGGGAGGGGGGGTGTAAATGGGAATGAAGATTCTTTTCTTCCCTCAGCACTAGTATTTAATACTTAGAAATCGAAAGAATTGTCCTTTTCCATCCAATGAAGAAGATCAGAAAGATTCCGGAGGGATTTCAGAACCCGCGCAGATTTACTCTCTGGTTGCTAAGGATTTTTCCCTTCTGACCTTTCCAAGCCAAAGTTTTTCCTTAGTTtggtttctttttcttattttttctttttggagaGTGTGGAGGGAGTCAGAGCTGAATATCTAGTTTAGATAAATTCAATTCAACTGACTACATCGTGCATAAAAAATTATCCGTTCTTTCCAAAATTGCCACTCATAATGAACTTGAAACTAAAGCATAAAAGTTACaattaaaaaggggaaaatatgTCTGAATAATATGTGGTGCAGTTAAAGCAACAATAACAAAACTGGATAAAGAGGAGGTACAAACCTGGAATTACACGGAATGGAATAATCTGCAGTACCATGGAAAAGGACAATAGGAGGAAGGAGAGAAACAGCATTTTGAACGTTTGGGTCCTGTGCCATCACTTCAGGTGAGTATCGTCGCAGACCTTGTTCCCCCTCCATTATGCTGTGCAGGTGTTAAAAGAAAGATCAGCAATAAGTACTGGAAAAATTTATAGGCAGTAAGCATCCGTAAAAGCATTAATATAGTACCAGAAGTCAGAAATATATATACCTTAGAAAAATTGAACGGTACAAACCTCGGCTATGAAAGTGATCAACGAGGTTAAGGAAATTATACCTATTCAGGTGTTAAAAAAAGGAGTATTAGTTCCATCAATGGTACTACTCATTTCAAGAAAAAAATATAGTACATTATTAAACATTTTGCCAGTGACCTCATTAAGCAATTTACAGTTTTCACTTCTATTGCAACAGTTGCTAAGTACTTTCAGCATCTAAATAAGCAAAATAAATTCACGCCTGTTGTCTACTGAGCTCTAATTTTTTCTGTCTTATTAAGTTTGTATATCGttcaaatataaaaaagaaagcTGGATTCAGCTCAATTTAGATTTTATTTCATCTGGCGATTTAAGATTTGCAAAAGAGCTAAAGGAAGAAGTGTCAAAGGCTGCAAGCCTTGTAATCATGGGAACTTGAACAAGAACTTACCCGCCCGATAGACCAAAATACGCCTTAATTTGGGAGACACTCCAAGAATCTCTCTGGTCCTCACTGGCCTCCTTGATTGCCTGCTCCAAAAGGGCACAAGAAGCGATATGCGCACCAGCTGATTGTCCCATTAAGTAAATTCTACAAGCAGAATAAACCACAATATTTCATTCTTAATCAAAGGGAATTATTGATGAAAAACTGTAAGGAGAAAGACATCTTAGATACCTGTTAGGATCACCTCCATATTCGGCAATTTTGTTGCAAACAAAGGAAATACCTTGAGAAGCATCCTTAACCATGTCACTAATTGTTCCCTGAGGAAAATTTCTGCAACCAATTATTGTAATGCATTTAGATACCAAAATTGGCTAGTGGTTGCATTCAACCGAAGCATGCACTTAACGACCCAACGTATAGTATACGCAAGGTGTGAGAACAATGGATCCTTTGATTTTTATTGCAATTTGGTAAATTAATATTTCCCTATGATATCGGCTGGCTCCTTTTGAATGAGTTGGAAATTATATTGCAAGAAAGATTCTTTTTTAATGGATGCGAGAAGgttctttttaatttttgtttcagATAATGTGTGTATCATGTAGAAATAAAAATTCGTAAATAACAAATGAAAAACTGTGTAACTCATAAATGTGCAAGAAATAGAGAGCATGAATTCCTTAATTCATACATCCAAATGATCCATCGCGCAAAAGCACATTAAGTCCGAAAACACCCAGTTCCAAGAAGCACTGTATTGCTCAGGTGAAATAGAGATCACCTGTAATCAATGCATGCCACAATAATGTCTCTTTCTGACAACTGTTGTCCTAGAAGAGAACCCCAAGCTTTGTATCTGTAAagcaaagaagaaagaataactaagAGTAAAATTTCATCAAACCATCACTGACTCACTTAAACAAGAAAATCATGAGAAACTATTTTAACTATGCGTAGATTACAGTGTAAGGGGGTTGTTTGGTATGaatagtggtggcaaaatggttaaaagaaaacagttaaccgcctatattatccactaaaaaatgggttggataatgaactttttaaaaatgggtcaaaaatatggataagaaccatattatccatttagaaaatggataaccaatggataaccaatgagtttaacttttacatttgtaaatcctcaaattgggggttcctcaagtttgggagactatgaattctcccaaaagtgatcatattcaagaagtcatggataatatggttatccTCAAGTTTGTAAATCCTCAAGTTTGTAAATCCTCAAGTTTACAAATCCTCTGCTTTCGATGCTTATAACACCAACGGTTTAAAGAAAATGCAACAGTTTCCACACTTAGTGAACAGATAGAAGCCGCTACCTGATATTATCAAATGCAAACAGATTAGATTTTGCACAACAGAATATTCCTCAGTTATTAGAATACATGGACGTAATTAAAGGATATGATTTAATTACGCACCCAATGATCCATGCTCCACCTGTTACAAATGCAACAACTGGCTTTGGTCCGTTCATGTTTTTTGGAAGGTATAGATCAAGTCTGCACCATGAGAATTTTAACCATGTATAAACATGAAGAGACACAAGTATGCTCAAGCTTTCTATGAAAATAAGGACTAAATTCCATACCATATTACCTATTTCTCGGTTGATCACCATAAACAATGCCTCTACGCACTTGAGTGGAATGGAAATAGTAATAGCCAACTGCATCAGACAAGCGTGATTATTTAAGGACTTTATATTCTAAACTCTAAGGAGGGGCTAAAGcagaaaggaagaaaaagaaaactaggAAAATGGGAAGGACGATATCCAGAAGATAACATGTTACATATGATCAGATGAAGTCATCAAGGTATTTAAATCGGGTGTTAAGATGACATATCCTAGACATTCCAAACCTTGAATAAAACCAGGTATAAGTAGCATAGCATAACAGCCAAGGGCAAGAAACCTGACGATCCATCTGTAGCCTACCCTGAATAAAAATAGATGACCAGAAAGCATTTAGAAAGTGCCTTTCATATACACTTAGTAATGACATTAAGATTTGAGGGGTGAATATATCTCTAAGGATtttaatttcaaaagaaaaatatagatatTTCTACCAGATTTTGATTTCTGCTTTTGTTCAAAGTTCATCTTATTCTCATTCATGGATAGCTAGTATGGACTACGTTCAACACCCAACAGCTAGTCATTCACTACCGAAGAGTACAATGTCATAAAAAATTCCCAATtgcaaccaaaaaaaaatgaaactttCACTTCaggagaaaaaaatatatatgtaggcAGTGCAAGCAATCATTATAATACAATAGTAAGCCACTTGGGCTACCATAACCGTGGTATGATGCCATTGATGTGCACAGAGCCCATACTTGTTTGCCCTAACAATGGATGAGCTTACCAACACAATACAAGATAGGGTCACGTGGGGTATGCTATTTGCAGACGATTCTTTTATTAATTGACGAAATTAGCTAGGTGAGGGTTTTAGGATAGGTAGAAGTAAGACTGACTATATGGCTGCCAAATTTACCCACATAAGAAGAGTAAAGTTGAGTTGAGGTGAGATCAGACGGCTTTGTGATGCCTAACTGCAAACAATTCAGATATTTAGACTTGATATTCCAAGAAAATGATGTGAGATATTAAGACATAAGACATAGAATCATAATAGGATAGTTCAAATGGAAATGTGCTAACGGAGCGTTATGCAATAGAAGGCCACCTAACAAAGTGTAAGACAATTTATAGAGTAGTGTCAAATAGAACTTTGTTCATGGACATGCAGGCCAAGGTGTTTACATCGTATTTTAAGTAGAGGACCATAATGCTACATTCTTGGGGTTGATTTCCCAATCAAAATTCAGTTCCATCTCACACAAGTTGACATAACCAATTTGAAGGGTTCCAGTGTAGTCATCTAAAAATTGGAGAAGAAAGGGACAGAAGTTTTAGAAACATCTTGGACCTCCGAGCAGTAATATGAGACTTGGCTAGGAGGCAGAGAAAGGGTTGTTGCAATTTGCAATGACACTAACGGTATTGACAAGCTCAAAAGTTTACAATATTCTATGAGTTAACAAGAATGACATTGATTGGCTAGCTAAAAAGGTTAATATTAAAAGAGCGCTACGCATTCTAAAAGCTACTCATGAAAGGGTAGGGTGAAATGAAACATTTGGGTGATAAACAATCAAGTGGTTTCTTCATAACAAATGCTAAAGCTGAGTTTAAGTAGTCTAGTTAAATAGCGGTACGGAAGAGCAACAATAAAGAATATCCTAAATGTTGCTGTGTAGGGTAAAAATTGATGGGGTGGAGCCTTCGCATAGCTGAATCAATCTAGCAGATAAGGGCACAAAGAGAAAGCATAGTTTTAATTTTACCATCTAAGATGGAGCCAGATTTCTAGCGGGATGACTTGGACGTACTGATCTAAAAGATGCTAATCTGATATGCATAACTCTTTTATATTGACGGAGGACAGAAGAAAATCAGTAAATGCATTTTCTCCTCTCCCAAAGTTTGGTTGGCAGGGAAAGAATTCATTTCTAGGAAGCTTGCAGGCAAAGCTTATTCCTTCCACTTCACTTCCAACTAGTCATTTTTACCAAGCGGCTTCTTGAATAGGCCAGCTGAATGGCCAAACCACCAAATATGCGTGGCTAGAAACTTATCTTCAATCATAAGAAGTGCAGGTGAACAACATAATCTTACTGCCATTTATGTGTCTGCTCCAGTCCTCAAGTTAACCACTCTCTTCGTTCTGTATCCAATGTAACTTCAGGGATAAGCAGTTGTCTTCTCATTTCACTTC contains:
- the LOC107780702 gene encoding putative isoprenylcysteine alpha-carbonyl methylesterase ICMEL1 isoform X2 — translated: MTVGYRWIVRFLALGCYAMLLIPGFIQVGYYYFHSTQVRRGIVYGDQPRNRLDLYLPKNMNGPKPVVAFVTGGAWIIGYKAWGSLLGQQLSERDIIVACIDYRNFPQGTISDMVKDASQGISFVCNKIAEYGGDPNRIYLMGQSAGAHIASCALLEQAIKEASEDQRDSWSVSQIKAYFGLSGGYNFLNLVDHFHSRGLYRSIFLSIMEGEQGLRRYSPEVMAQDPNVQNAVSLLPPIVLFHGTADYSIPCNSSKSFADTLKALGVNAECILYEGKTHTDLFLQDPMRGGIDDMLNDLITMIHGDNSETIRANSTPRKRLVPEFMLKLARSVSPF
- the LOC107780702 gene encoding putative isoprenylcysteine alpha-carbonyl methylesterase ICMEL1 isoform X1; protein product: MQSQNLLPISNPNSSNMIPTSSSATADTMLILVQENDDSKIEKKPLLSRTFSYTSSSSSSSNLLKQQQRRRRIASENSLCSVAVESCSQDMERAASDTFVVTKLSFTLLRYLGVGYRWIVRFLALGCYAMLLIPGFIQVGYYYFHSTQVRRGIVYGDQPRNRLDLYLPKNMNGPKPVVAFVTGGAWIIGYKAWGSLLGQQLSERDIIVACIDYRNFPQGTISDMVKDASQGISFVCNKIAEYGGDPNRIYLMGQSAGAHIASCALLEQAIKEASEDQRDSWSVSQIKAYFGLSGGYNFLNLVDHFHSRGLYRSIFLSIMEGEQGLRRYSPEVMAQDPNVQNAVSLLPPIVLFHGTADYSIPCNSSKSFADTLKALGVNAECILYEGKTHTDLFLQDPMRGGIDDMLNDLITMIHGDNSETIRANSTPRKRLVPEFMLKLARSVSPF